In the genome of Capra hircus breed San Clemente chromosome 5, ASM170441v1, whole genome shotgun sequence, one region contains:
- the MICALL1 gene encoding MICAL-like protein 1 isoform X2 encodes MAGPRGALLAWCRRQCEGYRGVDIRDLSSSFRDGLAFCAILHRHRPDLLDFDSLSKDNVFENNRLAFEVAEKELGIPALLDPNDMVSMSVPDCLSIMTYVSQYYNHFAGSGPAGVSSPRKGLALSSPPSEASTPADPGDRAQGEECSPGSLSKQGSHRTPSSTCAACQQHVHLVQRYLADGKLYHRHCFRCRRCSSTLLPGAYRNGPEEGTFVCAEHCARLGPSGRSGARPGTPLQPKQQQLTEETKEVEGGSPSPKATAGAEVDVPKASPEGRPQVPTKPRVPGRPQELASPPASRPTPAPRKASESTAPTPPTPRPRSSLQQENLVEQGGGSGLVNGKLQEPPIPKPRGTPKLSERTPAPRKDPPWITLVQAEPKKKPAPLPPSSSPGPPPGQEGRQVENGGVDKAAPQGPEPKPYNPFEEEEEEPPAAPSPAPGPASTPPESTPKSLHPWYGITPTSSPKTKKRPAPRAPSTSPLALHASRLSRSEPPSATPSPALSVESLSSESSSQPPGEELLEPPVVPKSSSEPAVHAPGTPGTSASLSANSSLSSSGELVQASVDRMPQASPGLAPNARGSPGPPPAKPCGDTAPSPLVLVGDKSPVPSPGASSPQLQVKSSCKENPFNRKPSPTASPSVKKATRGSKPARPPAPGHGFPLIKRKVQSDQYIPEEDIHGEIDTIERQLDALEHRGVLLEEKLRGGVNEGREDDMLVDWFKLIHEKHLLVRRESELIYVFKQQNLEQRQADVEYELRCLLNKPEKDWTEEDRGREKVLMQELVTLIEQRNAIVNCLDEDRQREEEEDKMLEAMIKKKEFQKEAESESKKKGKFKTMKVLKLLGNKRDTKSKCPGDRS; translated from the exons ATGGCGGGGCCGCGGGGCGCGCTGCTGGCCTGGTGCCGCCGCCAGTGCGAGGGCTACCGCGGCGTGGACATCCGCGACCTTAGCAGCTCCTTCCGGGACGGCCTGGCCTTCTGCGCCATCCTGCACCGGCACCGGCCCGACCTGCT AGATTTTGATTCACTTTCCAAGGACAATGTCTTCGAGAATAACCGTTTG gcctttgAAGTGGCCGAGAAGGAGCTGGgcatccctgccctcctggatCCCAATGACATGGTCTCCATGAGTGTCCCCGATTGCCTCAGCATCATGACCTACGTGTCCCAGTATTACAACCACTTCGCCGGCTCCGGCCCAG CCGGTGTCTCATCACCCAGAAAGGGCCTGGCGCTGTCCTCCCCGCCATCCGAAGCATCTACTCCTGCGGACCCAGGAGACAGGGCTCAG GGTGAGGAGTGCTCCCCAGGCAGCCTGTCGAAGCAGGGCTCCCACCGGACCCCCAGCAGCACGTGCGCTGCCTGCCAGCAGCACGTACACCTGGTGCAGCGTTACCTGGCCGACGGCAAGCTGTACCACCGGCACTGCTTCCG GTGTCGGCGGTGTTCCAGCACGCTGCTCCCTGGAGCTTACAGGAATGGGCCAGAGGAGGGCACCTTCGTGTGTGCAGAGCACTGTGCCAGACTGGGCCCCAGTGGGCGATCAGGGGCCAGGCCTGGAACCCCGCTGCAGCCAAAGCAGCAGCAACTTACAGAAGAAACCAAGGAGGTGGAGGGCGGCAGCCCCAGCCCTAAGGCAACTGCAGGGGCCGAGGTGGACGTGCCCAAGGCCAGCCCCGAGGGCCGACCCCAGGTCCCCACCAAGCCCCGGGTTCCCGGCAGACCACAGGAGCTGGCCAGCCCCCCGGCCAGCCGCCCCACACCCGCCCCCAGGAAGGCCTCCGAGAGCACAGCCCCGACGCCCCCCACGCCCCGGCCCCGGTCCAGTCTGCAGCAGGAGAACTTGGTGGAGCAGGGAGGCGGCAGTGGCCTGGTGAACG GGAAGCTGCAAGAACCCCCCATCCCCAAGCCCAGAGGGACCCCCAAGCTGTCGGAGAG GACGCCAGCCCCCAGGAAAGACCCGCCGTGGATCACCCTGGTGCAGGCAGAGCCAAAGAAGAAGCCAGCCCCCCTGCCCCCGAGCAGCAGCCCTGGGCCACCGCCGGGccaggaaggcaggcaggtggAGAACGGAGGTGTGGACAAAGCGGCCCCACAGGGCCCAGAGCCCAAGCCCTACAACCCctttgaggaagaggaggaggagccccccGCTGCACCCAGCCCAGCCCCCGGCCCTGCCTCGACCCCACCGGAGTCCACACCCAAGTCGCTGCACCCCTGGTACGGCATCACCCCCACGAGCAGCCCCAAGACGAAGAAGCGCCCCGCCCCCCGAGCACCCAGCACATCCCCCCTCG CTCTCCATGCCTCCCGCCTGTCCCGCTCGGAGCCGCCTTCAGCTACCCCATCGCCAGCCCTCAGCGTGGAGAGCCTGTCGTCCGAGAGCTCCAGCCAGCCCCCCGGTGAGGAGCTCCTGGAACCACCCGTCGTGCCCAAGAGCTCCTCAGAGCCTGCCGTCCACGCCCCTGGCACCCCTGGGACCTCTGCCAGCCTCTCTGCCAACTCCTCCCTGTCCTCTTCCGGGGAGCTGGTGCAGGCCAGCGTGGACCGGATGCCTCAAGCCAGCCCTGGGCTTGCCCCCAATGCCAGGGGCAGCCCGGGTCCCCCGCCAGCCAAGCCCTGCGGTGAcactgcccccagcccccttGTGTTGGTTGGAGACAAGAGCCCTGTGCCTTCTCCTGGAGCCTCATCCCCGCAGCTGCAGGTGAAG TCTTCTTGCAAGGAGAACCCTTTTAACCGGAAGCCATCACCCACAGCATCCCCAAGTGTAAAGAAGGCCACCAGGGGCTCGAAGCCAGCGAGACCACCTGCCCCAGGACATGGCTTCCCACTCATCAAACGCAAG GTCCAGTCCGACCAGTACATCCCCGAGGAGGATATCCACGGAGAAATAGACACCATCGAGCGCCAGCTGGATGCCCTGGAACACCGTGGGGTCCTGCTGGAGGAGAAGCTGCGTGGCGGAGTGAACG AGGGCCGTGAAGACGACATGCTGGTGGACTGGTTCAAGCTTATTCACGAGAAGCACCTGCTGGTTCGGCGGGAGTCCGAGCTCATCTATGT CTTCAAGCAGCAGAACCTGGAGCAGCGGCAGGCCGACGTGGAGTACGAGCTCCGGTGCCTTCTCAACAAGCCAG AAAAGGACTGGACAGAGGAGGACCGGGGCCGAGAGAAGGTGCTGATGCAAGAGCTCGTGACCCTCATCGAGCAGCGCAACGCCATCGTCAACTGCCTGGACGAGGACCGGCAGAG ggaggaagaggaagataaGATGTTGGAAGCCATGATCAAGAAGaaag
- the MICALL1 gene encoding MICAL-like protein 1 isoform X1: MAGPRGALLAWCRRQCEGYRGVDIRDLSSSFRDGLAFCAILHRHRPDLLDFDSLSKDNVFENNRLAFEVAEKELGIPALLDPNDMVSMSVPDCLSIMTYVSQYYNHFAGSGPAAGVSSPRKGLALSSPPSEASTPADPGDRAQGEECSPGSLSKQGSHRTPSSTCAACQQHVHLVQRYLADGKLYHRHCFRCRRCSSTLLPGAYRNGPEEGTFVCAEHCARLGPSGRSGARPGTPLQPKQQQLTEETKEVEGGSPSPKATAGAEVDVPKASPEGRPQVPTKPRVPGRPQELASPPASRPTPAPRKASESTAPTPPTPRPRSSLQQENLVEQGGGSGLVNGKLQEPPIPKPRGTPKLSERTPAPRKDPPWITLVQAEPKKKPAPLPPSSSPGPPPGQEGRQVENGGVDKAAPQGPEPKPYNPFEEEEEEPPAAPSPAPGPASTPPESTPKSLHPWYGITPTSSPKTKKRPAPRAPSTSPLALHASRLSRSEPPSATPSPALSVESLSSESSSQPPGEELLEPPVVPKSSSEPAVHAPGTPGTSASLSANSSLSSSGELVQASVDRMPQASPGLAPNARGSPGPPPAKPCGDTAPSPLVLVGDKSPVPSPGASSPQLQVKSSCKENPFNRKPSPTASPSVKKATRGSKPARPPAPGHGFPLIKRKVQSDQYIPEEDIHGEIDTIERQLDALEHRGVLLEEKLRGGVNEGREDDMLVDWFKLIHEKHLLVRRESELIYVFKQQNLEQRQADVEYELRCLLNKPEKDWTEEDRGREKVLMQELVTLIEQRNAIVNCLDEDRQREEEEDKMLEAMIKKKEFQKEAESESKKKGKFKTMKVLKLLGNKRDTKSKCPGDRS; this comes from the exons ATGGCGGGGCCGCGGGGCGCGCTGCTGGCCTGGTGCCGCCGCCAGTGCGAGGGCTACCGCGGCGTGGACATCCGCGACCTTAGCAGCTCCTTCCGGGACGGCCTGGCCTTCTGCGCCATCCTGCACCGGCACCGGCCCGACCTGCT AGATTTTGATTCACTTTCCAAGGACAATGTCTTCGAGAATAACCGTTTG gcctttgAAGTGGCCGAGAAGGAGCTGGgcatccctgccctcctggatCCCAATGACATGGTCTCCATGAGTGTCCCCGATTGCCTCAGCATCATGACCTACGTGTCCCAGTATTACAACCACTTCGCCGGCTCCGGCCCAG CAGCCGGTGTCTCATCACCCAGAAAGGGCCTGGCGCTGTCCTCCCCGCCATCCGAAGCATCTACTCCTGCGGACCCAGGAGACAGGGCTCAG GGTGAGGAGTGCTCCCCAGGCAGCCTGTCGAAGCAGGGCTCCCACCGGACCCCCAGCAGCACGTGCGCTGCCTGCCAGCAGCACGTACACCTGGTGCAGCGTTACCTGGCCGACGGCAAGCTGTACCACCGGCACTGCTTCCG GTGTCGGCGGTGTTCCAGCACGCTGCTCCCTGGAGCTTACAGGAATGGGCCAGAGGAGGGCACCTTCGTGTGTGCAGAGCACTGTGCCAGACTGGGCCCCAGTGGGCGATCAGGGGCCAGGCCTGGAACCCCGCTGCAGCCAAAGCAGCAGCAACTTACAGAAGAAACCAAGGAGGTGGAGGGCGGCAGCCCCAGCCCTAAGGCAACTGCAGGGGCCGAGGTGGACGTGCCCAAGGCCAGCCCCGAGGGCCGACCCCAGGTCCCCACCAAGCCCCGGGTTCCCGGCAGACCACAGGAGCTGGCCAGCCCCCCGGCCAGCCGCCCCACACCCGCCCCCAGGAAGGCCTCCGAGAGCACAGCCCCGACGCCCCCCACGCCCCGGCCCCGGTCCAGTCTGCAGCAGGAGAACTTGGTGGAGCAGGGAGGCGGCAGTGGCCTGGTGAACG GGAAGCTGCAAGAACCCCCCATCCCCAAGCCCAGAGGGACCCCCAAGCTGTCGGAGAG GACGCCAGCCCCCAGGAAAGACCCGCCGTGGATCACCCTGGTGCAGGCAGAGCCAAAGAAGAAGCCAGCCCCCCTGCCCCCGAGCAGCAGCCCTGGGCCACCGCCGGGccaggaaggcaggcaggtggAGAACGGAGGTGTGGACAAAGCGGCCCCACAGGGCCCAGAGCCCAAGCCCTACAACCCctttgaggaagaggaggaggagccccccGCTGCACCCAGCCCAGCCCCCGGCCCTGCCTCGACCCCACCGGAGTCCACACCCAAGTCGCTGCACCCCTGGTACGGCATCACCCCCACGAGCAGCCCCAAGACGAAGAAGCGCCCCGCCCCCCGAGCACCCAGCACATCCCCCCTCG CTCTCCATGCCTCCCGCCTGTCCCGCTCGGAGCCGCCTTCAGCTACCCCATCGCCAGCCCTCAGCGTGGAGAGCCTGTCGTCCGAGAGCTCCAGCCAGCCCCCCGGTGAGGAGCTCCTGGAACCACCCGTCGTGCCCAAGAGCTCCTCAGAGCCTGCCGTCCACGCCCCTGGCACCCCTGGGACCTCTGCCAGCCTCTCTGCCAACTCCTCCCTGTCCTCTTCCGGGGAGCTGGTGCAGGCCAGCGTGGACCGGATGCCTCAAGCCAGCCCTGGGCTTGCCCCCAATGCCAGGGGCAGCCCGGGTCCCCCGCCAGCCAAGCCCTGCGGTGAcactgcccccagcccccttGTGTTGGTTGGAGACAAGAGCCCTGTGCCTTCTCCTGGAGCCTCATCCCCGCAGCTGCAGGTGAAG TCTTCTTGCAAGGAGAACCCTTTTAACCGGAAGCCATCACCCACAGCATCCCCAAGTGTAAAGAAGGCCACCAGGGGCTCGAAGCCAGCGAGACCACCTGCCCCAGGACATGGCTTCCCACTCATCAAACGCAAG GTCCAGTCCGACCAGTACATCCCCGAGGAGGATATCCACGGAGAAATAGACACCATCGAGCGCCAGCTGGATGCCCTGGAACACCGTGGGGTCCTGCTGGAGGAGAAGCTGCGTGGCGGAGTGAACG AGGGCCGTGAAGACGACATGCTGGTGGACTGGTTCAAGCTTATTCACGAGAAGCACCTGCTGGTTCGGCGGGAGTCCGAGCTCATCTATGT CTTCAAGCAGCAGAACCTGGAGCAGCGGCAGGCCGACGTGGAGTACGAGCTCCGGTGCCTTCTCAACAAGCCAG AAAAGGACTGGACAGAGGAGGACCGGGGCCGAGAGAAGGTGCTGATGCAAGAGCTCGTGACCCTCATCGAGCAGCGCAACGCCATCGTCAACTGCCTGGACGAGGACCGGCAGAG ggaggaagaggaagataaGATGTTGGAAGCCATGATCAAGAAGaaag